A section of the Roseivirga sp. BDSF3-8 genome encodes:
- a CDS encoding DUF1573 domain-containing protein, whose protein sequence is MKFESLLHKIIFASVFFLFLAGTAFAQAELTFEESTHDFGKIQEGSIATHEFRFVNTGDQPLIISNVRASCGCTTPFYTKEPILPGKEGVITASYNSKNRPGVFHKSISVNTNAATPSSVLYIKGEAVKETDPTKLYSTEELAASPVISLPEKVISAGKLEVSQAVPLRVTIENKGKSKLVISSVYSDCRCVAFRPGDDMIIAPGESKKVELRLQPPAVGNIDNEVRVYSNDLRQPEATFRLKGEVVKSLMNNNMLKEGSNNPFEF, encoded by the coding sequence ATGAAATTCGAAAGCCTTTTACATAAAATTATCTTCGCTTCAGTTTTTTTTCTGTTTTTAGCCGGAACAGCCTTTGCTCAGGCCGAACTTACGTTTGAGGAGAGTACCCATGATTTTGGCAAAATCCAGGAGGGATCTATTGCCACGCATGAGTTCCGCTTTGTAAACACCGGGGATCAACCATTGATTATCAGCAATGTACGCGCAAGTTGCGGATGTACTACTCCTTTTTACACCAAAGAACCTATACTGCCAGGTAAAGAGGGAGTCATTACCGCCAGCTACAATAGCAAAAACAGACCCGGTGTATTCCATAAGAGCATTTCGGTTAACACTAATGCAGCCACCCCCTCTTCAGTGCTGTACATAAAAGGTGAGGCCGTTAAAGAAACCGACCCTACTAAGCTGTACTCAACTGAAGAACTTGCTGCATCTCCGGTAATCTCGCTACCTGAAAAAGTCATTTCAGCAGGAAAGCTGGAAGTGAGCCAGGCGGTGCCCCTGCGTGTAACCATAGAAAACAAAGGCAAAAGCAAGCTTGTGATCTCCAGTGTATACAGTGATTGCCGTTGTGTGGCCTTTCGCCCCGGTGATGATATGATCATCGCTCCTGGTGAAAGCAAAAAGGTAGAACTGAGGCTTCAGCCGCCAGCGGTTGGTAACATTGATAATGAAGTAAGGGTATATTCTAATGACCTTCGCCAGCCGGAAGCTACTTTCAGGCTAAAGGGTGAGGTCGTGAAAAGCCTCATGAATAACAACATGCTGAAAGAGGGCAGTAACAACCCCTTCGAATTCTGA